A stretch of Rhinopithecus roxellana isolate Shanxi Qingling chromosome 12, ASM756505v1, whole genome shotgun sequence DNA encodes these proteins:
- the LOC104668079 gene encoding 60S ribosomal protein L30 translates to MVAAKKTKKSLESINSRLQLVMKSGKYVLGYKQTLKMIRQGKAKLVILANNCPALRKSEIEYYAMLAKTGVHHYSGNNIELGTACGKYYRVCTLAIIDPGDSDIIRSMPEQTGEK, encoded by the coding sequence atggtggCCGCAAAGAAGACGAAAAAGTCGCTGGAGTCGATCAACTCTAGGCTCCAACTCGTTATGAAAAGTGGGAAGTACGTCCTGGGGTACAAGCAGACTCTGAAGATGATCAGACAAGGCAAAGCGAAATTGGTCATTCTTGCTAACAACTGCCCAGCTTTGAGGAAATCTGAAATAGAGTACTATGCAATGTTGGCTAAAACTGGTGTCCATCACTACAGTGGAAATAATATTGAACTGGGCACAGCATGCGGAAAATACTACAGAGTGTGCACACTGGCTATCATTGATCCAGGTGACTCTGACATCATTAGAAGCATGCCAGAACAGACTGGTGAAAAGTAA